TGAGCGCGCTGGGTACGGCCGGTGACGCCGAGTTCCGCCGCCTCTTCAGCCAGCACCTGCGGGCGCATCTGGAACAGGCGACCCGGGTTGCCCGGGCCGAGCAGACGTCGGGGGCCGAGCCCACCACCACCGCTCTCGCCGCCGCCATCGTCCGCACCGGCACCACCTACCTCAACCAGCTCGACCACCTGTAAGGAAGGGCCCCTTCCTATCGTTTTCTGTAGAAGAAGGGCCCCCTCCTAACACCCCAGCCGATTGACAGCCGGCCTCCCGCCGGGCTAGTTTGCGTACGTCGTAAGCTTACGGCGTACGCAAACTAGGGAGTGGCATCATGAAGAAGATCGCGATCATCGCGCCGCTGGTCTGGCTCGGCTGGCTCGTCCTGATCGACTGGGTACCGATGTTCCCGCTCAACGACCTCGACGTGATCAGCGCCGAGGACCGGGCCATCGCCGCCGCCGCGAACTATCCGATCCCGCTGCTGATCGCCGGGGCAGTGGCCCTCGGCCGACGCTGGTCCCACGTCGCCGCCGTCGGGCTGAGCACGCTCTGCGTCGTCGGACACGTCAACTCCTGGTGGCTCCCCTACTTCGGCAGCGCCACCGCCGCCGCTCGGGCGGACTACCTGGAGTACTACTCCCAGACCCTCAGGTTCCTGCCCACCGCCGGACACGACGTGGTCATCGACGTCCAGCACACCGTCGTCGGACTGCTCACCCTGGCGATGCTGGCCGCGACCGTCAGCGTCACCATGAGGACATGGCCACGACACCGGAACACCGAGCTGGCGGCCGCGGCGGTCGCCCGGCCCAGTTGACCCGCGACGACATCGTCGCCGCGGCTGTCCGGGTAATCGACACCGACGGGCTGGAGGCGTTGACCATGCGCCGACTCGGTGCCGAACTGGGAGTCGCGGCGATGTCGATCTACCGGCACCTGTCCAACCGGGACGCCGTACTCGCCGCCGTCGTCAACCACCTGGCGGTCGACGCGGTCACCGATCTCGAGCCCGGAGACTCCTGGTCCGAAGCGCTCGCCCGGTTCGGGACCGTGTACCGGCGGATGCTGTTGGCACATCCGCGAGCCGTGCCGCTGCTGGCGACCCATCCGATGGACATCGACACCGGCCTGCGACTCATGGGAGCCGTTCTCGACCGGTTCGCCGCCGCCGGACTGTCCCAGAACGAGGCGCTGACGGCCGTACAGTCGGTCGCCGTCTTCGTACTCGGACACGCTCTCGCCCAGGTCGGCACCCCGCCGGGCACCCCGGCCGCTCCGCCGGAGACGCCGGAGGTCGCCGAGTACTACGAACACTGGTTCGAGGTGGGACTGACCGCGATGGTCTCCGGGTTCGCCGCCCGACACCAGCGATAGCCGCCCGCCGCAAGCGATAGTCGGCCGACCTGCCAGCGATAGTCGGCCGGTGCCGGCAGCGGACGGCCGGCGATCGGGGCCGGACGGGTCGGGCGGCGACTGCCCGGTCACCACTACGGTCCGGTCACCACTACGGTCCGGTCAGGACTACGGCCCGGTCAGGACTTCGACCAGCGTGGGACCGGCGGTGGCGCGTACCGCGCGCAGCGCCGAGGTGAGTTCGGCGGGGGTTTCGACGCGGGTCGCCGGAACCCCGAAACCGGCGGCGATCTCCGCGATCCGGGGGCCGCCGATGTCGGTACCCGGCCAGCGCCCGGTACGTCGAGCCGCACCGTCGAACCGGTGCAACGCCGAACCGACCGCGCTGTAGCTTCCGTTGTTGAGTACCACGAAGGTGACGGCGATCCGGTAGTGCATGGCGGTCCAGAGCGCCTGGATCCCGAACTGGAAGGATCCGTCGCCGAGAATCGCGGCCACCGGGTACTCCGGTTGGGCCAGCCGGACCCCGAGCGCCGCGCCGGTACCCCAGCCGAGCGATCCGGACGAGGAGAGCAGGACCTGGTCGGGGCGGCGCTGCGGCAGCGCGGCCAGCAGCGCCGGCGTGGCCGTGGTGGCGTCCAGCACCACGGTCGTGTCGTCGCCCAGCCCGTCGACCAGCGCGGCGACGATCGGAGCCAGCCCGACGTGGCCCGGAAAGGCGGCGACCGGCCGCTCGGACGCCACGTCCGGCGGCCGTGTCGCGGTCGCGGGCAACGGTCCCGCAGAAGCGGGCAATGTTGTCGCGGAAGCGGGCAATGGTGTCGCGGTCGCGGACAAGGGTGTCGCGGTCGCGGGTGTCGGTGTCGGTGTCGGTGTCGGTGTTGCGACCGTCGGCAGCGCCGCGAGCAGGTCGTCGAGGACGGCGCCGGTGTGCCCGACCAGTCCCACGTCCACCGGGTACAGCCGGCCGACCTCGCCGGCGTCGACGTGTGCGTGGATGGTGCCGGCCCGGGTGGGCAACTCGTTCTCGGCCGGTGCCTCGAATTCGGTGAACATCCGGCAGCCGACGAAGAAGAGCAGGTCGGCGTCGCGTACCGCCGGGTGGTTCGGGGCGTACGACCCGGCGAAGCGCGGGTGGGAGGTGGCGAAGGCGGTTCGTTGGAAGCCGCGCCGGTCCTCGCCGAGTACGGTCGCGCCGAGGTGCTCGGCGAGGGCGACCAGGGCCTCGGTCGCACCGTGCCGGGCCACGTCGCCGCCGGCCACCAGCACCGGACGGGTCGCCTCGGCGAGCATCCGGGCGGCGGCGGCGACCGCGTCGGCAGCCGGCCGGTTGCGTGGTACGCCCATCGGTGGCACCGCCGCCAGGGCTGCCCCGACCGGTGTACTCGCGTCCATGACGTCCTGCGGCAGGCCGATCCAGGTCGGACCGGCGGGCTCGGCGGCCGAGGTACGCAGTGCCCGGGCGACGTCGGAGGGCAGGCTGCCCGCCGAGCTGACCTGGCGGGCCCACTTGACGTGCTGACGGATCATGTCGCGCGGGTACGGCACGGTCGTGAACCCGTCGCGACCCTGTAGCGCGGTGGACTTGAGCCCGTTGAGCACCAGCACCGGTGAGTTCGCGAGCTGCGCGGCGGTCAGGTGTGCCACCCCGTTGGCCATGCCCACGTTGGTGTGCAGGTAGGCGACCTGGGGGCGGCCGGTGATCCGGGCCGCGCCGTCGGCCATCGCGACCGCGATCGACTCGTGTGTGGTGAGCACGATGTCGAGTTCCGTGGAACGTTCGACGACCGCGTCGAGGAAGGCGGCCTCGGTGCTGCCCGGACAGCAGAAGACCCGTCGGACACCCCAACCGGTCAGTACGTCCAGCAGGGCGTGGGCCGCTGGCGTACCACTGTTCCGAATGGTCGGACGGATCGCCGTACTGCTCATGATCACCCCTTGACCTGGTGTTACGCGACGTGGCGATCGAGTGGCGCCGGTACCGGCGGGATGTGGCGACAGTAACGCCAACGACCGTGAGGCGGAATGGAGCCAACTCGAATTCTTCTGTACGGAACCAATTTGGTTCTGCAAAACAGAATCTTGCTGCCCCTCGTTGCGCGGTGATGGATAGTGCGGAGTACCCGCCCGTCCGAGCCGGGTCCCGGGCCCAGGCCAGTTCCGGAGGTGTTCGTGCAATGCAGACAGTGGTGAGCGAGCGCAACCCCAGCGGGCTCGACAAGGTGGCCCAGGTGGTCGACGGCCGGATCGGGGAGAGCGCCGACGGGGCGTACTTCGAATCGGTGGACCCGTGGACCCAACGCCCGTGGGCCCGGGTCGCCCGGGCCGGCCGGGCGGACGTCAAGGCGGCGGTCGCGGCGGCCCGCCGCGCCTTCGACGAGGGCCCGTGGCCCCGGATGCCGCAGCGGGAACGGTCCGCCCTGCTGCACCGGCTCGCCGACCTGATCCAGGCGCACGCCGACGAACTCGCCCGGCTGGACACCCGGGACATGGGCATGCCGGTGACGAACAGCCGGAACTGGAACGTGACCAGTGCGATCAACCACTTCCGGTTCTTCGCCTCGCACGCGCAGCTCTCGACCGCCAGCACCTATCCCGGCGACGACCGGCTGCATCAGTACCTGCGTTACGAGCCGGCCGGGGTTTTCGCGGCGATCGCACCCTGGAACTACCCGCTCAACCTCGGAGTCTGGAAGATCGCTCCGGCACTGGCGTACGGCAACACCGTCGTGCTCAAGCCGGCCGAGCAGTCACCGGCCTCGGCGGCCCGGCTCGCCGCACTGGCCCTGGAGGCTGGACTACCGCCCGGAGTGCTCAACGTCGTGCACGGATTCGGACCGGATTCGACCGGTGAGTGGTTGACCACCGCCCCGGGCATCGACCGGATCACCTTCACCGGCGAGTCCCGTACCGGATCGATCATCGCGGCGGCGGCGGCCCGCTCCCTGGTCCCGGTCTCGCTGGAGTGCGGCGGCAAGGGCGCGAACCTGGTCTTCGCCGACGCCGACCTGGCCGTCGCGGTGGCCGGCTCGATCCGGGCGATCTACAGCAACTCCGGCCAGGTGTGCCTCTCCGCCAGCCGGGTCTACGTCCAGCGCGCCGCCTACGAGGAGTTCGTCGACCGGTTCGTCCGGGCCGCCGAGGCGCTGCCGTACGGCGATCCACACGACCCGGCGACGCACGTCGGCCCGCTGTCCAGCGCCGAACACCACGCCAAGGTGTCGGACTACCTCGATTCGGTCGGCTCCGACGGCGGCGAACTGCGTACCGGCGGTCGGGTCGACGGGACGCTGCTGGTCCGACCCACCGTCGCGGTCGGGCTCGGGCCGGCGGCGCGGATCTGCCGCGAGGAGGTGTTCGGGCCGGTCGCGGTGGTCACCCCGTTCGACGACGAGGCGGAGGCGTTGCGGCTGGCCAACGACACGCCGTTCGGCCTCTCCGCGGTGCTGTTCACCCGGGATCTGGGCCGGGCCCACCGGGTGGCCGCGCAGTTGCGGGCCGGCACCGTCTGGATCAACACCTTCGGGGTACGCGAGCCACGGGCGCCCTTCGGCGGCTTCGGGGTCTCCGGGGTGGGCCGGGAGGGTGGCGACTTCAGCCGCGAGTTCTGCACCGAACCGAAGACGGTGATCGCCGCCATCGACTGATCCGCCGCCATCGACTGATCCGCCCCCGTCGACCGTTCCGCCGCTGTCGACTGCTCGTCAGGGTCGACCGATCCGCCGCGACCGGCTGGCCCGTGATCGCGGGTCAGCCGGTCCACCGTGCGTCGGCGGAGCCGTCAGCCAGTCCACGGCCCGTCGGCGGAGCCGTCAGCCGGTACGGCGCCGGAAGAGTACGACGGCGAGCGTCACGGAGACGGCGAGGAAGCCCGCGCACCAGGTCAGCGCGATCCACGGGCTGTTGCCGACGGGAGTGTCCAGCAGCAGGCCGCGCAGCGACTCGATCACCGGGTTGATCGGCTGGTGCTCCGCGATGCCGCGACTCCAGGCCGGCATGGTGTCGATCGGCACGAACGCGCTGCTGGGGTACGGCAGGAAGGTCATGAAGAAGGTGAAGCCGTTCGCCGCCTCGGTCGATTTGGCCAGCATCCCGACCACGGCGGCGAGCCAGGACATCGCGAGGATGAACGCCAGCAGGATGCCGCCGGCCGCGAGCCACTCGACCAGCCCGGCCTGTGGCCGGAAGCCGATCAGGAACGCCACCCCGAAGACCAGGACGGTCGAGGCGAGGTTGCGGACGACGCTGGCCGTCACCTGACCGCCGAGTACCGACGCGCCGCTGATGTCCATCGACCGGAACCGGTCCATGATTCCGCCGGTCAGGTCCTGGTGTACGGCCACCGCCGTCGTCGCCGAACCGAAGCCGGCGCAGAGCAGGATCACCCCGGGGACGACGTAGCTGACGTAACTGGTGCCGGTGTCGATGGCCCCGCCGAACAGGTAGACGAAGACCAGCATCAGCATGATGGGCAGCATCAGCGACATGATCAGCGCGTCGACGTTGCGTGCCGAGAGGCGCAGACAGCGGCCGATCATCGTGGCCAGGTCCGTCGGTCCGGAGCGGCGCTGCGGCACCCCGGCCATCCCACTGGCGGCGAGTTCAGACACCGGCGGTCTCCTTCGCGGTACGGATAACGGCGTCGGTACGGGTGGCGGCGTGACCGGTCAGAGCCAGGAAGACGTCGTCGAGCGTCGCGGTGTGTACGGCGAACCGCAGCACCGCCGTACGTCCCGGGTCGAGTTCGTCGAGCACCGCGCGGATGTGCGAGGCGCTTCCGTCGGTCGCGACGCCGAGGGTCAGCCGATCCGCGTCCCGGTGGAGCAGCCGGTCGCGCAGATAGCCGGCGATCGAGTCGTAGTGGGCGGCGCTGGTGAGAGTCAGATCCAGCCGCTGGTCGGCGAACCGGGTCTTGAGCTGGGCCGGGCTGTCCTCCGCCACCACCCGGCCGTCATCCAGTACGGCGATCCGGTCGGCTAGCCGGTCCGCCTCCTCCAGGTACTGCGTGGTGAGGAAGACCGTCACCCCCGAGCCGGCGAGATCCGTGATCACCTGCCACATCGCCTGGCGGCTACGCGGGTCGAGGCCGGTGGTCGGCTCGTCGAGGAAGATCACCGACGGCTGCCCGACCAGGCCGGCCGCCAGGTCCAGGCGCCGACGCATGCCGCCGGAGTAGGTGCCGATCCGCCGTCGCCCGGCGTCGAGCAGGTCGAACTCGCCCAGTAGTTCCTCGGCACGACGGCGGGCCGCCGGACGGGACAGGCCGACGAGCCGCCCCATCATCCGTAGGTTCTCCTCGCCGGTCTGTAGTTCGTCGACCGCCGCGTACTGCCCGGTCAGGCTGATGTTCCGGCGTACCTGGGATCGTTCGCGCAGTACGTCGAAGCCCGCGACCCAGGCCTGTCCGGCGTCCGCCCGGACCAGTGTGGACAGGATCCGTACCGTGGTGGTCTTGCCCGCCCCGTTGGGGCCGAGTAGCGCGAAGACGCTCCCCTGACGTACCCGGAGATCGATGCCGGCGAGTACCCGGACCGATCCGTACGACTTCTCCAGGCCGGTCGCCTCGACCGCCGATCCTGTTGCCATCCTCTTCCACTCCTCAGCCTTCGCCCGACCGGGCGGCGTACGGGACAGGTGCTTGCGTACAGGTTAAGCATGCGGTTCGATCAAACGCAATTACCTGGTAATAGTCGGGTTTGGCGGTGCTAGTGCACTAGTGCTCTAGGTAGTGCGGTGGGCGAGGGCAGCTGACGTGCACTACTCCGCCGTGCCGCAGATCCGCCGGGTTCGCCGGCTACCCTCGGGCAGCATTGGTGCACTAGTACGCAGCCAGGCCAGGCCGATCGAAGGAGGGCGCGGTGGACCGCCCCGGAACAGAGCCGCCGTACCGGCGGATCGTGGCCGAGATCCGGCGTCGCATCGTGGCCGGGGAACTGCGCCCCGGCGACCGGGTGCCGTCGACCCGACAGATCACCGCCGAGTGGGGCGTGGCGATGGCCACCGCCACGAAGGTGCTCACCGCGTTGCGTGAGGCAGGGCTGGTGCGTGCCGTACCCGGGGTCGGCACGGTGGTGGCGGAGCCCGACCCGGAGCCTCCGCCGGCCGCGCGCGGCGGGCGACGTCGGATGGCCCGGGACCCGGATCCGGGGCTGACCCGGGAGCGCATCGTCCACACCGCGATCGAAGTCGCCGACGCCGAGGGATTCGCCGCGCTGTCCATGCGTCAGGTCGCGATTCGGCTCGGGGTCGGCACGATGGCGCTCTACCGCCACGTGCCAAGCCGGGACGACCTCGTCGCGCTGATGGTGGAGGAGGTGCTGGACAAGATGCAGTTACCGGAGACGCCCCCGCCGGGTTGGCGGGCACAACTGGAGCTGATCACGCGGTTGCGCTGGGCGGTCTTCCGGCAACATCCCTGGATGCACCAGACGATGTCGCTGACCCGTCCGATGCTCTCGCCGCAGGGGATGGCGCAGACCGACTGGACGATGCGTGCGGTGGACGGCCTCGGGCTCGACACGCCGAGCATGTTCTACATCGTGGTCTCGACCGCCGGTTTCGCGCACGGGATGGCGGCCAACCTGGTCTGGGAGTCGGAGGCCGAGCAGGAGAGCGGGCTGACCGACGAGGAGTGGATGGCGAATCAGGATTCGACCCTGAACAGCATCTTCGAGTCCGGGGCCATGCCGATGCTGGCCCGGCTCGCGGAGATCGATCTCGAATTCGACCTGGATCGGTTGTTCGAGTTCGGCCTTCAGCGGATGCTCGACGGCGTTGCCGTGTTCATCGAGGGCAGGAGTTCGGCCCTCGATTAGCGGCCGGCAGGCCCGGCCGTGTCGAGCGGGGCCCGACCGTGTCGATGGTCGGGCCCCGCCGCGCTGCCGATGGGTCGGTCAGCCGGAGTAGCCCCGGCTGGCGGCCCAGTTGGCCAGGTTGATCGTGCTCATCCAGTACGAGCTGTCGCCGTTGACGTCGGCCGGGTCGGCGATCTTGACCGTACGTCCCTCGTCCTCGTACCCGACCACCGTGAGGTAGTGCCCGCCCTCGTACGAGTGCGCCACGCCCCTGCTGTCGACGGCGGCACCGATCACGTTGACCACCACCGGATGCTCCCGGGCCACCGCGCGGGTCACGTCGGCCTGCAGCCGGTCCATCTCGGTTGGGGTTGCCGTCTCCTCCGGGATCGACCGGGTCCGGTAGAAGTCACTGCCACCGAGGCTGTTCAGGACCCGTGTGGTGTCCTCGGCCGAGTCGGTGCCGTTGACGGTGGTACGCAGCCGAGCGGCGAGCTCGTCCTGGCTCGGGGCGTGCCCGGAGGCGGTGAGCGCGATCCGGGTGGCAGCCGGCCCGCAGTAGAAGAAGTTCGGCTGTGCCTGGTAGTCGACCGAGAGTTCCTTGGCCGTGGGTGCGGTGAAGCCGACGTCCTGGGTCGTCGCGCCGAGAGCGATCGCCGGCCCGGCCACGCTGCCGCCGATGACGGCCAGCCCGGCGGTGGCCAGGGCCGCGCGACGGGTCGTCGACGGGGTGATGGTGGTCAGCCATCGGGCCCCGCGAAGGAGGGTGCTCAGCACTCCGTCGTTCCTTTCGGGTTGTCAGATGGTGGGGTTGCCGGCTCGTCGGCCTGGGCCGCGAGCGGTTGCCCGTTCCGTGCAGCTCTGCTGTCAGCGGCCGTCGACCGATTTCGGTCGCGGCGGTGGATGTGCGTGCTGCCTGTTGCGGGCCGCCGGTCGAGGCCATCGGCGACGAATCGGACGTACGAGATAGCCAACGCGGGCGCAGAGTCCGACATTCCAGATATGCCGGGGCGATCGGTGGGCGGTGTGGCCCCGATTTGGCGCTACCGGCCCCGCCGTGTAACTTTCTCTCTCGGCAGGGCACCGGGCAAGCCCAGCGGGAAGCACCGCTGGCGGCCGGCCTGCCAAATCCCGACCGATCGTGGTGGTCTACCGCTGCGCCCGCCGGGATGCATGAAGGCTGTTGGAGTGTTACAAACCGGGAAATACCGGTTTGACGATGCGAAAACGGTCGGGTAAGGTTCTACAAGCGCCCGGCGGAAACGCCGGGGGCGAGGAAAGTAAGCCCCGAGTGGTGGGTTTCGGCTCATTGTTCGGTGTGTGTTTGTTCTTTGAGAACTCAACAGGGTGCTTGATAAGCCAGTGCCAAAATGGTTTTGATTGTTTTGGCAGCAAGTGTTTTTATTGTTGCCGGGTTGATTTTCCAAGTTTTTGTTGGAGAGTTTGATCCTGGCTCAGGACGAACGCTGGCGGCGTGCTTAACACATGCAAGTCGAGCGGAAAGGCCCTTCGGGGTACTCGAGCGGCGAACGGGTGAGTAACACGTGAGTAACCTGCCCCAGGCTTTGGGATAACCCCGGGAAACCGGGGCTAATACCGAATATGACTTTTGGTCGCATGACCGAGGGTGGAAAGTTTTTCGGCTTGGGATGGGCTCGCGGCCTATCAGCTTGTTGGTGGGGTGATGGCCTACCAAGGCGACGACGGGTAGCCGGCCTGAGAGGGCGACCGGCCACACTGGGACTGAGACACGGCCCAGACTCCTACGGGAGGCAGCAGTGGGGAATATTGCACAATGGGCGGAAGCCTGATGCAGCGACGCCGCGTGAGGGATGACGGCCTTCGGGTTGTAAACCTCTTTCAGCAGGGACGAAGCGAAAGTGACGGTACCTGCAGAAGAAGCGCCGGCCAACTACGTGCCAGCAGCCGCGGTAAGACGTAGGGCGCGAGCGTTGTCCGGATTTATTGGGCGTAAAGAGCTCGTAGGCGGCTTGTCGCGTCGACTGTGAAAACCCACAGCTCAACTGTGGGCTTGCAGCCGATACGGGCAGGCTAGAATTCGGTAGGGGAGACTGGAATTCCTGGTGTAGCGGTGAAATGCGCAGATATCAGGAGGAACACCGGTGGCGAAGGCGGGTCTCTGGGCCGATATTGACGCTGAGGAGCGAAAGCGTGGGGAGCGAACAGGATTAGATACCCTGGTAGTCCACGCTGTAAACGTTGGGCGCTAGGTGTGGGGGACCTCTCCGGTTCTCTGTGCCGCAGCTAACGCATTAAGCGCCCCGCCTGGGGAGTACGGCCGCAAGGCTAAAACTCAAAGGAATTGACGGGGGCCCGCACAAGCGGCGGAGCATGCGGATTAATTCGATGCAACGCGAAGAACCTTACCTGGGTTTGACATGGCCGCAAAACCTGCAGAGATGTGGGGTCCTTCGGGGGCGGTCACAGGTGGTGCATGGCTGTCGTCAGCTCGTGTCGTGAGATGTTGGGTTAAGTCCCGCAACGAGCGCAACCCTTGTTCGATGTTGCCAGCGCGTTATGGCGGGGACTCATCGAAGACTGCCGGGGTCAACTCGGAGGAAGGTGGGGATGACGTCAAGTCATCATGCCCCTTATGTCCAGGGCTTCACGCATGCTACAATGGCCGGTACAATGGGCTGCGATACCGTGAGGTGGAGCGAATCCCAAAAAGCCGGTCTCAGTTCGGATCGGGGTCTGCAACTCGACCCCGTGAAGTCGGAGTCGCTAGTAATCGCAGATCAGCAACGCTGCGGTGAATACGTTCCCGGGCCTTGTACACACCGCCCGTCACGTCACGAAAGTCGGCAACACCCGAAGCCCATGGCCTAACCGGTTTTCCGGAGGGAGTGGTCGAAGGTGGGGCTGGCGATTGGGACGAAGTCGTAACAAGGTAGCCGTACCGGAAGGTGCGGCTGGATCACCTCCTTTCTAAGGAGCACCTCTCGGCGAAGGTCGGGTAGGAGCCCACGGTCCGCGTATGTCGGGTCGGGGTGCTCAATGGCGGAGACACTGGCGAGTTTGTTACCGGCAACGGCCTTCTTTCCACTAGTACAACCCTTTCGGGGGTGTGGAGGGTGGTGGGGGTGCGGCTGGTTGGCGAATGTAGAGCATCCTGTTGGGTCCTGAGGGAACAAACCGTGGTCCTCTTCGTGAGGGCGGGGTTGTTGTCTTGGGTTGCCAGGCATGGCCTGGTCTCACATACCGGATCCCTTGTGGGGTTGTTGGTGTGGGGCTGTGGGTTGTGGGTTGGTCGTTTGTTGAGAATTACACAGTGGACGCGAGCATCTTTGTGGTCAAGTTGTCAAGGGCGAACGGTGGATGCCTTGGCACTAGGAGCCGATGAAGGACGTGGGAGGCCGCGATAGGCCTGGGGGAGCTGTCAACCAAGCTGTGATCCCAGGGTGTCCGAATGGGGTAACCCGGCATCAGTCATGTGGTGTCACCCGCACCTGAATTCATAGGGTGTGTGGAGGGAACGCGGGGAAGTGAAACATCTCAGTACCCGCAGGAAGAGAAAACAACAGTGATTCCGTGAGTAGTGGCGAGCGAAAGCGGATTGAGGCTAAACCGGTTGCGTGTGATACCTGTCAGGGGTTGCGTGGTCGGGGTTGTGGGACCTCATGACATGAGCTGACACTTGTGTGGAGAGTTATAAAACCAGTTGCTAGTCGAATGGTGTGGAAAAGCCAACCGTAGACGGTGAGAGTCCGGTAGGTGAAAGTGGCTGGTCTCTTTTGTGGGTGTTCCCGAGTAGCGGCGGACTCCTGTAATCTGCCGTGAATCTGCCAGGACCACCTGGTAAGCCTAAATACTTCCTAGTGACCGATAGCGGACGAGTACCGTGAGGGAATGGTGAAAAGTACCCCGGGAGGGGAGTGAAATAGTACCTGAAACCGTTCGCCTACAATCCGTCGGAGCCTTTAGGGGTGACGGCGTGCCTTTTGAAGAATGAGCCTGCGAGTTAGTGGCACGTGGCGAGGTTAACCCGTGTGGGGTAGCCGTAGCGAAAGCGAGTCTTAATAGGGCGTGTAGTCGCGTGTTCTAGACCCGAAGCGGAGTGATCTAGCCATGGGCAGGCTGAAGCGCGGGTAAGACCGCGTGGAGGGCCGAACCCACCAACGTTGAAAAGTTGGGGGATGACCTGTGGTTAGGGGTGAAAGGCCAATCAAACTCCGTGATAGCTGGTTCTCCCCGAAATGCATTTAGGTGCAGCGTCGCGTGTTTCTTGCCGGAGGTAGAGCACTGGATGGTCTAGGGGCCCTACAAGGTTACTGAAATCAGCCAAACTCCGAATGCCGGTAAGTGAGAGCGCGGCAGTGAGACTGCGGGGGATAAGCTTCGTAGTCGAGAGGGAAACAGCCCAGATCACCAGCTAAGGCCCCTAAGCGTGTGCTAAGTGGAAAAGGATGTGGGGTCGCACAGACAACCAGGAGGTTGGCTTAGAAGCAGCCACCCTTTAAAGAGTGCGTAATAGCTCACTGGTCAAGTGGTTCCGCGCCGACAATGTAGCGGGGCTCAAGTACACCGCCGAAGCTGTGGCATTCACATTTTAACTTCGCATGACTCTTTGGGGTTGTGTGCAGGTGTGTGGATGGGTAGGGGAGCGTCGTGCCGCGAGTGAAGCAGCAGGGTGACCTAGTTGTGGACGCGGCACGAGTGAGAATGCAGGCATGAGTAGCGAAAGAAGGGTGAGAAACCCTTCCGCCGGATGACCAAGGGTTCCAGGGCCAGGTTAATCCGCCCTGGGTGAGTCGGGACCTAAGGCGAGGCCGAGAGGCGTAGTCGATGGACAACGGGTTGATATTCCCGTACCCGTGTAGGAGCGCCCGTGATGAACCTTGTTGTGCTAACCACCCGATCTTGGTGAGGTCTTCGGACTGATCTGGGGGAGCGTGGGAACCTGGCGGGTAGTAGTCAAGCGATGGGGTGACGCAGGAAGGTAGCTGAGCCCGGCCGGTGGTTGTGCCGGGGTAAGCGTGTAGGCCGTACCATAGGCAAATCCGTGGTGCATTAAGGCTGAGACGTGATGCCGAGCCGATTCAGGTGAAGTCAGTGATCCTATGCTGCCGAGAAAAGCCTCTAGCGAGTTCCGAGCGGCCCGTACCCCAAACCGACACAGGTGGTCAGGTAGAGAATACCGAGGCGATCGGGTGAACTGTGGTTAAGGAACTCGGCAAATTGCCCCCGTAACTTAGGGAGAAGGGGGGCCGGAGACGTGAAGGGACTTGCTCCTGGAGCGTTGTATGGCCGCAGAGAGCAGGGGGAAGCGACTGTTTACTAAAAACACAGGTCCATGCGAAGAAGTAATTCGATGTATATGGACTGACGCCTGCCCGGTGCTGGAACGTTAAGGGGACCGGTTAGTCTTTCGGGGCGAAGCTGAGAACTTAAGCGCCAGTAAACGGCGGTGGTAACTATAACCATCCTAAGGTAGCGAAATTCCTTGTCGGGTAAGTTCCGACCTGCACGAATGGCGTAACGACTTCCCCACTGTCTCAACCACAGGCCCGGCGAAATTGCAGTACGAGTAAAGATGCTCGTTACGCGCGGCAGGACGGAAAGACCCCGGGACCTTTACTATAGCTTGACATTGGTACTTGAATTAGCTTGTGTAGGATAGGTGGGAGCCGGTGAAGTCCATACGCCAGTATGGGTGGAGGCAATCTTGAAATACCACTCTGGTTGGTTTGGGTATCTAA
The nucleotide sequence above comes from Plantactinospora soyae. Encoded proteins:
- a CDS encoding ATP-binding cassette domain-containing protein; protein product: MATGSAVEATGLEKSYGSVRVLAGIDLRVRQGSVFALLGPNGAGKTTTVRILSTLVRADAGQAWVAGFDVLRERSQVRRNISLTGQYAAVDELQTGEENLRMMGRLVGLSRPAARRRAEELLGEFDLLDAGRRRIGTYSGGMRRRLDLAAGLVGQPSVIFLDEPTTGLDPRSRQAMWQVITDLAGSGVTVFLTTQYLEEADRLADRIAVLDDGRVVAEDSPAQLKTRFADQRLDLTLTSAAHYDSIAGYLRDRLLHRDADRLTLGVATDGSASHIRAVLDELDPGRTAVLRFAVHTATLDDVFLALTGHAATRTDAVIRTAKETAGV
- a CDS encoding ABC transporter permease, with amino-acid sequence MSELAASGMAGVPQRRSGPTDLATMIGRCLRLSARNVDALIMSLMLPIMLMLVFVYLFGGAIDTGTSYVSYVVPGVILLCAGFGSATTAVAVHQDLTGGIMDRFRSMDISGASVLGGQVTASVVRNLASTVLVFGVAFLIGFRPQAGLVEWLAAGGILLAFILAMSWLAAVVGMLAKSTEAANGFTFFMTFLPYPSSAFVPIDTMPAWSRGIAEHQPINPVIESLRGLLLDTPVGNSPWIALTWCAGFLAVSVTLAVVLFRRRTG
- a CDS encoding thiamine pyrophosphate-binding protein, producing the protein MSSTAIRPTIRNSGTPAAHALLDVLTGWGVRRVFCCPGSTEAAFLDAVVERSTELDIVLTTHESIAVAMADGAARITGRPQVAYLHTNVGMANGVAHLTAAQLANSPVLVLNGLKSTALQGRDGFTTVPYPRDMIRQHVKWARQVSSAGSLPSDVARALRTSAAEPAGPTWIGLPQDVMDASTPVGAALAAVPPMGVPRNRPAADAVAAAARMLAEATRPVLVAGGDVARHGATEALVALAEHLGATVLGEDRRGFQRTAFATSHPRFAGSYAPNHPAVRDADLLFFVGCRMFTEFEAPAENELPTRAGTIHAHVDAGEVGRLYPVDVGLVGHTGAVLDDLLAALPTVATPTPTPTPTPATATPLSATATPLPASATTLPASAGPLPATATRPPDVASERPVAAFPGHVGLAPIVAALVDGLGDDTTVVLDATTATPALLAALPQRRPDQVLLSSSGSLGWGTGAALGVRLAQPEYPVAAILGDGSFQFGIQALWTAMHYRIAVTFVVLNNGSYSAVGSALHRFDGAARRTGRWPGTDIGGPRIAEIAAGFGVPATRVETPAELTSALRAVRATAGPTLVEVLTGP
- a CDS encoding TetR/AcrR family transcriptional regulator, with product MATTPEHRAGGRGGRPAQLTRDDIVAAAVRVIDTDGLEALTMRRLGAELGVAAMSIYRHLSNRDAVLAAVVNHLAVDAVTDLEPGDSWSEALARFGTVYRRMLLAHPRAVPLLATHPMDIDTGLRLMGAVLDRFAAAGLSQNEALTAVQSVAVFVLGHALAQVGTPPGTPAAPPETPEVAEYYEHWFEVGLTAMVSGFAARHQR
- a CDS encoding aldehyde dehydrogenase family protein: MQTVVSERNPSGLDKVAQVVDGRIGESADGAYFESVDPWTQRPWARVARAGRADVKAAVAAARRAFDEGPWPRMPQRERSALLHRLADLIQAHADELARLDTRDMGMPVTNSRNWNVTSAINHFRFFASHAQLSTASTYPGDDRLHQYLRYEPAGVFAAIAPWNYPLNLGVWKIAPALAYGNTVVLKPAEQSPASAARLAALALEAGLPPGVLNVVHGFGPDSTGEWLTTAPGIDRITFTGESRTGSIIAAAAARSLVPVSLECGGKGANLVFADADLAVAVAGSIRAIYSNSGQVCLSASRVYVQRAAYEEFVDRFVRAAEALPYGDPHDPATHVGPLSSAEHHAKVSDYLDSVGSDGGELRTGGRVDGTLLVRPTVAVGLGPAARICREEVFGPVAVVTPFDDEAEALRLANDTPFGLSAVLFTRDLGRAHRVAAQLRAGTVWINTFGVREPRAPFGGFGVSGVGREGGDFSREFCTEPKTVIAAID